The Oryza sativa Japonica Group chromosome 11, ASM3414082v1 DNA window CCGTGGTCGATGTAGAGGTCGATGCCGTCGACCACGGCGTCGCCGAAGGGGCGGAACAcgccatggcggccgccgccgaggtagGCGTGCCAGAGGTGGTCGGCGACGTCCTTGGCCGACCTGGGCGTCGGGAGGGAGTactggtcgccgtcgccgccgatggaGAGGAGCACGGTGACGTTCTTGGCGTGCTGGCAGTGCTTGATgtcggcgccgacgccggcgacggggtGGCCGGAGAGGTCGGCCCAGTAGCGGCCGTGGCCGAAGACGGTGAGGAAGGAGATGATGACGGTGTTGTAGATGCCGGTGTCGCAGGCCTCCCGGAGAGAGCCCTCGTCCTTGTTCCGGCCCCAGAAGACGGTGAGCTCGCCGGTCTtgtcgccggcgaccggcccggggccggcgaggatgaGGAGCACTATAACAACAAATGAGAGCGGCAATGCACGGCGCCGTTGTGACGACGACGCCATTTGGAAATTAATGGAATTAGaattg harbors:
- the LOC4351195 gene encoding xylanase inhibitor protein 1-like precursor, with the translated sequence MASSSQRRRALPLSFVVIVLLILAGPGPVAGDKTGELTVFWGRNKDEGSLREACDTGIYNTVIISFLTVFGHGRYWADLSGHPVAGVGADIKHCQHAKNVTVLLSIGGDGDQYSLPTPRSAKDVADHLWHAYLGGGRHGVFRPFGDAVVDGIDLYIDHGGSANYDELAKRLGEHGGVLLTATVRCMDGQETSGEAAVATGLIGRIHVRFYDDRRCSYDSSERRPFYGAWLGWTARYANASVHVGLPAAWDAASDGWINPAALVFDALPLVRGTPNYGGVVLWNRHFDRRSRYGQTIKGML